The Zalophus californianus isolate mZalCal1 chromosome 6, mZalCal1.pri.v2, whole genome shotgun sequence DNA window CACAGAGGAACAGAAGGCAGTCTCACAGTTCCCCTTTGGTTTCCTGAGGCAAATACATAGTCCTTTCAGTGGCTTTTAGGGtgatacaaaaaataaaggatatctataatcatttataatgtattttctgtttaaaCTCTGTACTTCTATCTCCCCCCCGCCGACCTATGCCATCAGAAAATCTCACTTTAACAATAatattgtggttatttttttttttagtttttattttttttaagattttatttatttgacagagagagacacagcgagagagggaacacaagcagggggagtgggagagggagaagcaggcttcccgcagagcagggagcccgatgaggggctcgatcccaggaccctgggatcatgacctgagctgaaggcagacgcttaacgactgagccacccgataTTGTGGTTATCTTAAAAACAGAattcttatcttttagagatatgtactgaaatatttacagaagtaGTGAGTGATATATTTGGGATTTGACTCAAAATAATCCTGTAGGGAGACATGGGAATGGTGAGatacaaaataaagcaaactgAAGCTGGGTGGTGGAGGTTAAAACACTATTCTGCCTACTTCTGCCCATAAGacgtttaaaacaaaacattaccaATGTGGGGAATTCCACCTTGAACCTGAACTACTGCTAAAGTGAAATAGGtgctggggtagggtggggacGAGGAAGTAGGTTGTCCAAGCTGAGAACAAAGAGTTCTTGTGCCCATCAGGTTGAGAAGGAAGTTCCCAAGGGGCTATTCACATGAGTCAGGGGCCGCTGTAGGTACAAGGAAAGGGGGAAAGCAGTATGGGCTGGACTATcaagagcaaggaggaggggtgcctgggtggctcagtccttaagggtgtgcctttggctcaggtcatgatcccagggtgctgggatcgagccccgcatcgggctccctgctccgcgggaagcctgcttctccctctcccacgccccctgcttgtgtttcctctcttgctgtctaagaaataaaatcttaaaaaaaaaaaaaaaaaagagcaaggaggAGACAGAATTTAAGTTCTGCTTCAAAGAGGTAAGATTTAGTTGACTTGAAGGTAGAGAAAGGGACTAGTCAAGTCAGGGAAAAAGCACGAATAGGGACAGGGATAGGGGGAGAGCAAGCGTATCCCATTTGGAGTAGCGAGAGTGGCAGTATGACATATCTGAGCAAGATTCATTTGACGGCAGTGTATAGAACTAGAGTCTGGGGGCTGCTGCAGTAATTTAGGTTTGAGTGGGTATGGTCCTTGCCATGAGGTGTGGCAGCAAGGccaaaaaaggcaagagaaacaaaggaagaaaggagggcagGCAGAGTGTTAGTGTTAAAGAAGGACACTTGGGAGACAGCTGATAGGTTTCAAGTGagcctgagtgtgtgtgtgctcactATCTGAGAAAGTAAAGAGAAGGTTCCGGACCAGAGACCAAAGCTCAGGGGAAATCAGTTAGGGAACAATAGTAAAGGAAACCAGGGAGAAGGCAAAAGAGGACTCaaaatgacttaaaaagaaagaagaaagtctgGCACTATGGACCTCAAGGGAAGAAATCCTTCAAAATCCACAATGGTTGACACAACCAGACCCACGAGAGATGTTAAAAGAGCTAAAAACTGAGGCAAGATCATGGCATTCGGTTACATGATAGGAGACCTCTGAGAGAATAGTTTCagtaaagtgaaaatgaaaagcagtttGCAGGTGGTTAAGAGCAGCACAGGGAAATAAGGAGAACAGGGTAAAGACTTATTCAAGtaaagaagcaaaaggaaggacAGAGATGATTAGAAGATGAATCACAGAGGGAGCTGAGTGAAATGAAAggatttttaacttattttttaacaaaagaagacTCGAGTATATTTActgtaagaaatattttaaatcccAGGGACACAAAGAAGATGCTGGGTAGAGAGGAGATTGGTGAGGAAAGGCAGAAAGGGTAGCCTTAGAGAGGAAGGAATAAGTCTTCCTCTCTACTGGGACGGAGAGAAGTCTGAGGTTGGACAATGCTATCTGTGGTGAGCCAAAGAGACTagtgggaaagaagagaaagggaaggtggCCAGCCCCGTGATAACCCCGAAATGAGGTCAGATATTACACTGTAGCTAAAATGAGCTATGGAAAGGCCAAAGCAGTGGTCTAAAGCATCACTTCCAGGAAATGAATCTGATGGAGGGATATAGAATACAGGTGGAGGGAAGCAGATGTTGAGAGAGAAGATGAAGTGTAGAGCCCGGTttaagagttgggtttttttccaaGAGAATTTCACTAACTAGGCATCGTGAATACAAGCCATCTTCCTTTATCTTCTTCTTCCTACCCCAGAGTCATTTCTGGGGCAGCTTTGAAAATGGCTGTATTCAGTCATAAAGGAAAACCAGCTAGACTTGGCTCACCCAGCAGTAAGAGACGATGGCTTCATTACGGCAACCTTAATACCCATTTAGGGCTCTGAAAAACTCACGGTGGCTTCAGGAGCTTCTGCAAAATGGCTCTAAGCCCCCCTTTCCTCTCATGGAAGGACAGAGCTGTTCCTTTAAGTCCATGATATGCTCCCTCCCCTATTTAGCCACTACTCATTCACTGAGATCTTGATTTTTGCCCTAAGTTACACATAACATATAAACATTTTCCGAGGCATAATTTTTGGATGCTAAGAAGATGTGGTCAAGATGTTGTACAGATTAACCACAACGTATCAGACCAGATTTTGACAGGTGAATAAGTGCTTTCTTCTACactaaaatatgaatgaatgagagtGGTTACATTGTAAGATTCTGTTAtggaagattattatttttttctcattaaaatccTACCCAAATTTgaaggacttaaaaaaattccCATCTGTTAAAAGCTCTAACATGATATTTATATCCTATAGATGAATACACAGTTCACTCTAAGTAAGTAACTCAATCTGAAAGCTTGAAAATGGGGGCAGTAAGGGACAGACACAGGTTCCAGTGTGTCCTTATGGTTTCCAGTTTACCCTTGGCTCTGCCCCACTGTCCAGCTTTTCTTCCCGACCACCAGATCTGTGAATCTTCAACAACTCAGGCATACAGTAGCCTTCTGTACAATTCTTCATGTGCTCTCACGATTGTACAAGGCCTCATCCTTACAATACTTATTCTCTACCCTTATGGTGGTCCAGCTTCTTTCCTCCAACCTTGATACATCCATCCTGTCATTTCACTTAATGAATTATATTAAAACGTCTTACCACAACTGAGACTACAGAGTTGCTCGAGTCTATATATCTGCGGGGGAAGACAAAGATAACCTCCTTATCAGAATTTCCATGCTCAGCAAGTATGGGGGCAGTGGGCAGGCCAACACTTATAAAACCAAAAACTGTGCAATTACATAACTGGGCAGGGAAAAAAACCTAAGAGCCCACAATGTGCTGTTCTTCATAAACAAACAGGACAGGCCTGAGATATCATTTGTAAGGCATGCATCTTGACTTGTGACTCTTATGGAGACAGGTTTGAACAGATACACTCAGGTCTAAAGTGTCTCTCTTAACGTACACAAGTAGAAGAGAAGGATGGTCTCCTTTAATATTTACTAGTACTTCATTTATTAAAACTATATGTAGATTTAcgaaagtatttttattattccccctcccccacaataACATACCACATTTATACATTTACCTGAAATTCATCCATGATACTGAATGTGTACTCATGCCTGGCTATTACGTGATGACAATTCTTACACAGATCTGCCGAAACACAGAGAGACTTAAGTTATTAAGTCTTGGAAGGTGTCTTAAGAcagtaaaatttctattttagcaTGATATTGCTTTAAAAGAATCTTAACTGATTTATTTAACGCAGCAGTGGGAAACCCATTATAATATCTACCTGGATAAGAAATCCAAAATCCATCACATAGCAACACTACATAATGAAGGGCCTCAACTCAGAGATTTAACAGACATATATTAATTCCCATTCTCAGGACTTATAGAAACTGTGCtactaaaaacaattataaataaaaaagcaatgctAGACATTAAAGTGAATTTAATAGTAACAAAAGACTATAGTAAAAACATATAATAACTAtgatttattgagtgcttactgtgtgccagataccttttaaatactttttatctgTTTACTTAATCTTCTGAAAACCCAAAGAGGTAGATACTATTGTTACCACCTTTTTAAGATAAAGAAACAAAGCCACACACCGTTAAGTAATTAGCACGACTACTGAGGTAGGAAGTGTTGGAAACAGAATTCAAACCCATgcattctggctccagagctcttgctcttttttttttttttttttttttttttaaagatttttttatttatttgatagagagagacacagcgagagagggaacacaagcagcgggagtgggagagggagaagcaggcttcctgctgagcagggagcctgatgtgagcctcgatcccaggaccctgggatcatgacctgagccgaaggcagacgcttaacgactgagccacccaggcgccccagagctctTGCTCTTAACCGCTATGTCCTACTACCTCTTTAAACTAGAGTTTAAAGGGTTAtgcctaaaataaagaaaaaggattattctactttagaacattttcaataGTCTGACTCAATTCTAAAGGCTTAGTATCtttcatattcctttttaaaatatcattatttgcACATTTATTCCTATTTCAGAACATACCAACATACTCAAACCAGGAGACAAGCAAAAAGGGGATGTGAACAGTTTAATTTCTGGTCACCGTACCTGGGGACTAAAATGTACATATACTTAATTTACTCATAGAAATTCTTAGAGTGCCAACCTCagaacaaattcatttttattatacctAGTTTATTTGGTTCCCCAGTACTGAGGATGAGGAGCAGCAGATGAAGGTAGCACAGCAAAAGACACAACAGGCGGATGATGagacaggagacaaagaaggttACGAGAgcagaaacaaaactaaaacaccaTAACAGCCCAGGGTCATGTAGTATGGCAGCGAACAGCCCTAAACACTTCAGGAGCTGTTGGAGAACAACACTGTACTAGACTACggtcaaaaaagaaaactaacatgaACGAtcctaaggttaaaaaaaaaagtctctcttgTTTCAGAAGgcataaagacttttaaaataaacaaaaaatggtcCCTGAATCATTAGCTTCAGTTATCTACAGAAGTCACTTATGCAGTCTGATGATGTCAGcatcatctttattttcctcttaaaaaccAAACTAGCAACTCTGTTGCAATACAATATGGAAATGGCCTTATAAAACACAACGTATCAGTAGGTACAACCTATTAGCTTTCAAAAGCTGGTATCTGCTCCCAGACTTGCACGAAAATAAAAAGTCTACTTACGATCATAGGTAACTatttcttctccatcttcctctgtcAAAGATTTGTTTGTGATCAGCATAAAATCCCGCTTACTGCACACTGCACAGCCTGTAAAGTTCAGCAAGAAAGATCCATTCTCCAGGCAGATGTTaccctaaaatattaaaaataggaatttaattttcttctatttcaaaaCCCTTAGTGAAAATAATTAATAGACTAAAAATTTCTAAAGGCAAAAAAACATGGCCAGAATTTACTTGCTTGAAGTCTGTACcaagtaatttttgaaattacTAGCTTTCCTCTAGAAGGCTATTTATGGCAAATAAAACTGAAGCAGTGTTAAGCTGTAAGTCTCTGAGGATTGCAACTGTGTTTGAGAGGACTAAATGCAAATGGATATTGAGAAACTTAATGAAGctttaataatgtaaaatgtgaaaaggaaaaattagaaaaatctaatAGCCAATAATATTAAATGAGGCATAGCAtaaaactagaattaaaattcaatcaaaatggaaatactgaactaatgataaaaatgatctttTACAATGTGATGCTCAGTTGACTGTTGAAATAGCATTTTCTGATGccttaaaaaataacacaaaataagcaaacaagaaTAAACTCTCATCTCTACAGATGCCAATCCTCAAGGGTATGTGTGATTCAGGCAGAGAAGATAAGCTCTGCAATTCATGAGACTGACACCATGGCATTCAAAAGAGAAAGGGATTTGCTTCATCACTAAGAAACTGTAAACAACTTATGCTCCTAGCTCAAGGGAGGTCTTTGCAAAGGCTTACTAATAATTGTtcagaaaatcattttataaataatctaaTTCAACCTCATTTCTGACCAATACATAGAGTATTTTTAACAGTTGATGTGACTAAAAACCAATCAAATCAATATTTCTCCAATGCAGCTATGTGCCTGATACTGTGCAAAAGCACTGTGAAGGATCAGAGGATGAGTCACCTCTTTCCTCCTCCGAGGAGCTTATGAACTATCAGGAAGACCAGCTTTAAGTGATGCCACAGTGAAGTCTTCCTGGATTCCCAGCACCACAGTTAACCTCTCCCTTTTGAGTGGCTCCTTGATGCTATATATTAAGGAAGAGATTAACTCTgtaggggcgggggtgggtggaaGCGAAGAAATCAAACTAACTATATAGTTGGGAGATACTAAATCACAAGCACATCAACTTAActactaaaggggaaaaaaggcctTGGGGTTAAAGTATAAATTTCCAGCTATTGAGAACAGGTGCTTggctttgattttcttaaaaataaacatcactGAAGTGCAGTTTCTATATAGTAAAATACAATGTAAGGGTATAggtgaatgacttttttaagATATATGTATCAATGTAACCACTATCCCAACCAAGATATAAAAATTTTGTCTTCCTAGGACATCCTTCAGGCTTTGCAGTCTATCTCCAACCCCTATCTCACCTTAGGCACCCCTTGATCCGAttcctataaaattttatataaatggaaccatgcaGTATACTCTTCTGCATCCAGTTTCTTTTGTTCTGTCCATATTAATCATCTGTGTTGTTGTATTGGTAGCTCATTGCTTTTCATTGCCAAACAGCAATTGTAAGAGTTGTAAGAGTCATTGAGTTGGAAGAGTTCTTGATCTATCTTAGATATAAATCCTCTGTCAGAtttgtattacaaatatttctcCCTATTATCGGTGTGCCATTTCTTAAAtaatgtcttttgaagagcagataGTTTTGATTCTTgttaagtccaatttatcaaacTTTTTCTTTCACTATTTGTGTTTGTCTTCTAAGACTAGtattcctcatctgtgaaaaatATCTACCACAAATCTCCAGAAAATTTTATGAAACCAAAGGTAATTATTTATTACCTACTCATTCCACACTTAGAACTTGTTGATAtgctaattcattatttttctctgacaaTTTTTTGGATGAATACACTATACCTGCTACCATCATCTTACTGTCCTTTCCTTTGCTAAGCTCCAAGTGGCTTCTGTTCTTACTGCCCTCAGAAATATCACGACTTCGAAAACTCCCAGAGTTGGAAGGACCTTTCAGATTTCAAATGGTCAGTCTCTACTGAACAACGGGAAGAGAGTTCAATTTCTCCAAGGGTTGCCCATTCCACTTTTGAAAATCTGTTAGAAAGTTCTTTGTTCTGATTCAAAGCCTACAACCCAATAACATCCACCCACCAATGATTTCTAAATCTGCCTTCTGAAATTCCAGAATGACAGCCCTTTAATTATTTTAGAACAGAATAAAGTCAGAAAGAAGTGCCAATGGAAGGCACTTTTCTGGTTTCCCAATCACCTCAATCCTTTTCTAACTCATCTGTCTGAATTTCACACCTAAACTGCAATCTTGTATTTTCACTTGACTCCCTGGATGTTACATTCTCAATCTTGGATGAAACATGATAAAAACAATCTGACCATGTGCACCCCAATTTTCGTTCTCTCTCCCATATGCCTCCAATTTCTGTAATGATACTTCCAATTTCCCAATTACGTAGATTGAAAACCCTAAGGTCACCTATAGCTCCTCCCTCCATTAAATTGGCTGAGTTCTAGTAATTCTTTCCTTGAGATAAGGTATTCATTATCTCATGCCTACACTACTGTTGCCATGGCTCCCCAAATATTCTGTAGGGCTCTCCCTTTTACATTTCCCCCCTACCATAACCTAAATATACAGTCATAAGATTCATTCTCCTAAATAACAGATTTCAGAATTATTTCCCTATTTGATTTTCTTGATGGATGCCCAATGCCTGAAGTGTAGAATCTAAActtaatacaatttttaagtcttttgattAGCTCAATTCTTAAGAATCCAACCTAATCCCTTTAATACTCTTCACTACAAACACCTCCCACGTGTGGTTTCTGGAAAGTGCAGTGTTCATTACTGgattcataaaaattttttacacttttaaaaaagtatgaaatagAACATAATAAAGTATATGAAACATAAATACACAGTGTAATGCCTCTACCTACTAGATGTCAGTAGTACCCCCAGGGTGACAACTAAAAACGTCTACAGATAGTGCCAAGTGTCCCTTGGGAGGCAAAATCTCacctagttgagaaccactgctctaattaattcactttatttattcatggtgTTCCATTCTGTGACAGTATCACACTTTTCCAGTGTACAACTACAAAAATTGCTGTTATGAGCATTCTTATACAAGTCTCCAGGAACATATGTAACGCATTTACTTCTCTAGAATGGGAAATGCTGGGTCATTCAGTATGCGTATCTTCATTTGATACTGCTAATCCTTTTTCCAAGGAGGTTGTACCATGAGTGTTCTTGTTATATATCCTTCCCCAAAGACTACTTACTACTCAGGATATTAAGAGACAGAAACAACTAGAGATTTTCTACCTTCCAATTACAAGAATTCTTGTTCTTGTTATATTCCCCAAGCCTCTggctcctcctttccttcttttctacccTAGTCACAGCGAGCCTTCAAGTCCCAAAGGAAGTTCACCTTCCTTTTGGGAGAACAGCGCtatttctctcccctttctcagAATTCGAACAGAATTTATGAACTGTACTACTCATCTTTTGTTAATCACATACTCCGCAGGAGGCAACGAAAGCTGCCTATTTCCTCTTTGGTATCCCTTTCTGGCCTAGCAAAGTAATCTAGCTACACACATAAATGTTCAGTAAGCATACCTTCAATGCATGAGAGTAAACAAGCTTCGGCAACCTCCCGAGCTTGAGAGGAGCCgagatttttcaaaaagtaaCTGCCACGAAACCTGAATTCTGGCCTTGGCTCTCCTGTTAAGAgaatgtgaccttgggcaagtgatttcCCCTCTGGGCATTAGTTTCATCTGCAAAACTGGGTTATAACATATGGCCTCAGATGTCCCTGCCAGCGCTAGAGTTCAGTAAGAAAAGTGAATTTCACCAAATCAAGCTTGAGAATgagaccgggggggggggtgtcccttTGTCGTCGGACTGGATTGGTGGGGGGGTCTCCCTTGTTGTCCCCCCGGAGCTCAAGAGAAGCGGGGTGACGGCTGACGTCAGCCGCCAGGGCGGGGACCGGCGGGACCTACGGCCACAGGCCGCCCCCGCCGTCAAGTGCCTAACTACAGCTACGGGGTCACTGGAATGGGCAGAGCGGCTGGGTCGGCCCGCGGCCAGCCTCTCAGGGAAGGCCAGCCGAGGGCTACAAGAAGCCCCAGGGGCTGGCCCCGAGCCAAGGGAGCGAGAAGTTCTCGGCGCCCACTCGCTCACCCGGTTGGGATACTCCTTCTCCACACATCCCCCACACATGCCGACGCCGTTCACGAAGACTGTCCTCCAGGGCTTCCGGGAAGACGAAACCTCGCGACAGCGAAGGGGAGGTTGC harbors:
- the CHURC1 gene encoding protein Churchill isoform X1; amino-acid sequence: MRQPPLRCREVSSSRKPWRTVFVNGVGMCGGCVEKEYPNRGNICLENGSFLLNFTGCAVCSKRDFMLITNKSLTEEDGEEIVTYDHLCKNCHHVIARHEYTFSIMDEFQEYTMLCLLCGKAEDTISILPDDPRQMTLLF
- the CHURC1 gene encoding protein Churchill isoform X2: MRQPPLRCREVSSSRKPWRTVFVNGVGMCGGCVEKEYPNRGNICLENGSFLLNFTGCAVCSKRDFMLITNKSLTEEDGEEIVTYDRVHHAVSVMWQS